One stretch of Terriglobales bacterium DNA includes these proteins:
- the nuoI gene encoding NADH-quinone oxidoreductase subunit NuoI: MAVLKDIAAIAKGMSVTLRELFQPTVVENYPDGPGPLRGAQFQERYRGVHVLQRDENGLEKCVACFLCAAACPSNCIYIEAAENTAERRVSGAERYAKVYNIDYNRCIFCGYCVEACPTDAITHGHGFEIATLNASSLVYRKEQLLAQMPAHLGANAVFNRAEVEKNPELKKLSNEVPKGV; the protein is encoded by the coding sequence ATGGCGGTGTTGAAGGACATTGCGGCGATCGCCAAGGGCATGAGCGTGACGCTGCGCGAGCTGTTCCAGCCCACGGTGGTGGAAAATTATCCCGACGGGCCGGGTCCTCTGCGCGGGGCGCAATTCCAGGAGCGATACCGCGGGGTGCATGTTCTGCAGCGCGACGAAAACGGGCTCGAGAAGTGCGTGGCGTGCTTCCTGTGCGCGGCGGCGTGCCCCTCGAACTGCATTTACATTGAGGCGGCGGAGAACACCGCCGAGCGCCGCGTCTCCGGCGCGGAGCGCTACGCCAAGGTCTACAACATCGATTACAACCGGTGCATTTTTTGCGGGTACTGCGTGGAAGCTTGCCCGACCGACGCGATCACGCATGGGCACGGTTTTGAAATTGCCACTCTCAATGCGAGCAGCCTGGTGTATCGCAAGGAGCAGCTGCTGGCGCAAATGCCGGCCCACCTCGGAGCCAACGCGGTGTTCAACCGTGCCGAGGTGGAGAAAAATCCGGAGCTCAAAAAGTTGAGCAATGAGGTACCCAAGGGCGTGTAG
- a CDS encoding SRPBCC domain-containing protein, giving the protein MKRSIFLLTLLLMAGVTCIRAEVADSAASGFTYKTMLTLQAPPETVYLRLLSIANWWSSDHTFSGDAHNLSIEAKPMGCWCEKLPNGGGVRHMQVVRVMPGKMLVMTGGLGPLQAMAATGSMSFQLSPADGGTKLEIMYAVTGYAPGGLNSLSGPVDQVLNEQFKRFRSYVETGSAEGKK; this is encoded by the coding sequence ATGAAGCGCTCCATATTTCTGTTGACCCTGTTGTTGATGGCAGGCGTGACCTGCATCCGTGCCGAGGTTGCCGATTCCGCGGCGAGCGGTTTCACCTACAAAACCATGCTGACGCTGCAGGCGCCGCCGGAGACGGTGTACCTGCGGCTGCTCTCGATCGCGAATTGGTGGAGTTCGGACCACACCTTCTCCGGCGATGCGCACAATTTGTCGATCGAGGCGAAACCGATGGGTTGCTGGTGCGAAAAGCTGCCCAACGGCGGCGGTGTGCGCCATATGCAGGTGGTGAGAGTGATGCCGGGGAAGATGCTGGTGATGACCGGCGGACTGGGCCCGCTGCAAGCCATGGCGGCGACGGGAAGCATGAGCTTCCAATTGTCACCGGCCGACGGCGGCACGAAGCTGGAAATCATGTATGCGGTGACCGGCTACGCTCCCGGTGGCTTGAACAGCCTGAGCGGACCGGTGGACCAGGTATTGAACGAGCAATTCAAGCGGTTCAGGAGTTACGTGGAGACGGGCAGCGCGGAGGGCAAGAAGTAG
- a CDS encoding DUF4412 domain-containing protein: MKRRFLVVLFSLVVTIAFAQDWANTPQFSADMKGTGRDGQDLNGKIFWGGGGSLRMDMHPQGGRDASIIKNIGKKTSYVVMHEQRMYMEMNVDNPMSRRMSNSDIKPFDSNHPCADRQGYTCTRLGSETVNGRSCDKWEVKGPDGNSTLWIDQKLHFPIRSVSSNGHTFDLINVKEGPQPASVFEVPAGYRKMELGAMGARPPKN, encoded by the coding sequence GTGAAACGCAGATTCCTCGTTGTCTTGTTCTCTCTCGTGGTCACTATTGCCTTCGCACAGGATTGGGCCAACACCCCTCAGTTCTCTGCCGACATGAAGGGCACAGGACGGGACGGACAGGATCTCAACGGCAAGATTTTCTGGGGAGGCGGCGGCAGTCTTCGCATGGACATGCACCCGCAAGGCGGCCGCGATGCCAGCATCATTAAGAATATCGGCAAGAAAACCAGCTACGTGGTCATGCACGAGCAGCGAATGTACATGGAAATGAACGTCGACAACCCGATGTCGCGCCGCATGAGCAATTCTGACATCAAGCCGTTCGACTCCAATCACCCGTGCGCCGATCGCCAAGGCTACACCTGTACCAGGCTCGGCTCCGAAACCGTTAACGGCCGGTCTTGCGACAAGTGGGAAGTCAAGGGTCCGGACGGCAACTCCACCCTCTGGATCGACCAGAAGCTTCACTTCCCAATCAGGAGCGTCTCGTCCAACGGACACACTTTTGACCTGATCAATGTCAAGGAAGGCCCGCAGCCGGCCTCCGTCTTCGAAGTCCCTGCCGGCTATCGCAAGATGGAGTTGGGCGCTATGGGCGCCCGCCCACCGAAAAACTAG
- a CDS encoding TetR/AcrR family transcriptional regulator yields MPDVTLTRERLKTPPPSASTRERLLMAAMELFTTKGYEATSVAEILKRAGVNSGSLYYFFESKHELLVEGLEFFQTLLYPIVMQPAFAREEDPIERIFAVLEDYRRRLLITDLDYECPVGKLALEVGRQSPEARQKIAANFSAWRDHIRDCLDQAAERLPPSVDRNGLATFVLTTMEGAVMQARTHRNISFYDASITNLRAYFGYMLTSG; encoded by the coding sequence ATGCCTGACGTGACGCTAACGCGTGAGCGGTTAAAGACGCCCCCGCCCTCCGCCTCCACGCGTGAACGCCTGCTGATGGCGGCCATGGAACTGTTCACCACCAAGGGGTATGAAGCCACCAGCGTGGCGGAAATCCTGAAGCGGGCCGGGGTGAACAGCGGCAGCCTGTACTACTTTTTCGAAAGCAAGCATGAACTGCTGGTCGAGGGCCTGGAATTCTTCCAAACCCTGCTGTACCCGATCGTGATGCAGCCGGCGTTTGCGCGCGAGGAAGACCCGATCGAGCGCATTTTTGCCGTGCTCGAGGATTATCGGCGGCGCCTGCTGATCACGGACTTGGATTACGAGTGCCCGGTGGGAAAACTGGCGCTGGAAGTAGGGCGGCAGTCGCCGGAGGCGCGACAGAAAATTGCCGCCAACTTTTCCGCCTGGCGCGACCATATCCGCGATTGCCTGGACCAGGCGGCGGAGCGGCTGCCGCCGAGCGTGGACCGCAACGGCCTGGCAACGTTTGTCCTGACTACCATGGAAGGCGCGGTGATGCAGGCGCGGACGCACCGGAATATATCGTTCTACGATGCGTCGATTACGAACCTGCGGGCGTACTTCGGCTACATGTTAACCAGTGGCTAG
- a CDS encoding SRPBCC domain-containing protein: MKNLLVCVALAAGCAVAQEQKIAEQPKLDVSKMHESLPDKEYTAKVRDTSFVAPSGERVQRLEILIPKVTAQQVWEAASTSEGLRGWVAPVAEVEMKTGGHYYTNYNPAAKIGDPGTIYNSVLTYVPLEMVAIHVKLGTKIFPEAVANADLLSAIMEIREVGDGSVRVSETMTGWQAGEEWDKVYRFFQTGNAYVLGQLYKRFAVGPRRWKE; encoded by the coding sequence ATGAAAAATTTATTAGTATGCGTGGCGCTTGCGGCCGGATGCGCGGTCGCGCAGGAGCAGAAGATTGCCGAGCAGCCGAAACTGGATGTCTCGAAGATGCACGAGTCCTTGCCCGACAAGGAGTACACGGCGAAGGTTAGGGACACATCGTTTGTCGCGCCCAGCGGCGAGCGCGTGCAGCGGTTGGAGATCTTGATTCCGAAGGTCACGGCCCAGCAGGTGTGGGAGGCGGCAAGCACGTCGGAAGGATTGCGCGGATGGGTGGCGCCGGTGGCCGAGGTGGAGATGAAGACCGGCGGCCATTACTACACCAACTACAACCCGGCGGCGAAGATTGGCGATCCCGGGACGATTTATAACAGCGTGCTGACCTACGTGCCGCTGGAGATGGTGGCGATCCACGTCAAGCTGGGAACGAAGATCTTTCCGGAGGCGGTGGCGAATGCGGATTTGCTGTCGGCGATCATGGAGATCCGCGAGGTGGGTGACGGAAGCGTCCGCGTTTCGGAAACCATGACCGGCTGGCAGGCGGGTGAAGAGTGGGACAAGGTGTACAGGTTTTTTCAGACCGGCAATGCGTACGTGCTGGGTCAGCTGTACAAGCGGTTTGCAGTGGGGCCGCGGCGGTGGAAGGAATAA
- a CDS encoding DUF5666 domain-containing protein, with product MKRLSVVLGLMLAAVLTVPAAVAQQGSTPSGSDKLQPAHGSAAADSDKALAQPADKASKTDKPVAQPDKASQATETTDPNDPLFGVPPLPQGKVSLVGGTVQKIDRLRNRVAVKTFGDGGKKMTFAFDERSHIYRDGVETTERGIRQGDRVYVDTMLDGGRLFARNIRVVTNLKPTDAQGQILAYEPRSGLMSVRDNLSTATVSFHIAKETIVKGGGGQGAIELVPGALVAVRFSPDKRFRDVAREIDVLAVPGNMFTFAGKVRYLDLSRRTIAVENLTDNKTYELQFDPGVVNNNVTVGSDVTVAAMFNGTGYKARTVAVSQAKE from the coding sequence ATGAAGCGTTTGTCCGTGGTTTTGGGATTGATGTTGGCGGCGGTCCTGACGGTGCCGGCCGCAGTCGCGCAGCAGGGAAGCACGCCTTCGGGTTCCGACAAGTTACAGCCAGCGCACGGAAGCGCGGCTGCGGATTCGGACAAAGCTCTGGCGCAACCGGCGGACAAAGCGAGCAAAACCGACAAGCCGGTGGCGCAACCCGACAAGGCGTCGCAGGCAACGGAAACGACGGATCCGAACGATCCGCTGTTCGGAGTGCCACCGCTGCCGCAAGGGAAGGTATCGCTGGTCGGAGGAACAGTGCAGAAAATCGACCGACTGCGGAATCGGGTTGCGGTGAAAACATTCGGCGACGGCGGCAAGAAGATGACGTTCGCCTTCGACGAGCGTTCGCACATTTATCGGGACGGCGTGGAGACGACGGAGCGCGGAATCCGGCAGGGAGATCGCGTCTACGTGGATACCATGCTGGACGGCGGGCGGCTGTTCGCGCGCAATATTCGCGTGGTCACCAACCTGAAGCCGACCGACGCGCAGGGGCAGATCCTGGCTTACGAGCCACGCAGCGGGCTGATGTCGGTGCGCGACAATCTTTCGACGGCCACGGTGAGTTTCCACATCGCAAAAGAAACAATCGTGAAGGGCGGCGGCGGGCAGGGCGCGATCGAGTTGGTGCCGGGAGCCCTGGTGGCGGTACGATTTTCGCCCGACAAGCGCTTCCGCGACGTGGCGCGGGAGATCGATGTCCTGGCGGTGCCGGGAAACATGTTTACCTTCGCGGGCAAGGTGCGGTATTTGGACCTGAGCCGGCGCACGATTGCAGTAGAGAACCTGACCGACAACAAGACCTACGAGCTGCAATTTGATCCGGGCGTAGTCAACAATAACGTGACGGTGGGATCGGACGTTACCGTGGCCGCGATGTTCAATGGGACGGGATACAAGGCACGAACCGTTGCGGTGAGCCAGGCGAAGGAATAG